The stretch of DNA TCATACGCGTGGCTAACTGATCTGCGCCCATTTCCAGTGAAAAGATGCCTACTGTATAATGATCTTCATGTGTCGCGACTTTTTGAGCAATATTTAGTGCGAAGGCAGTCTTACCTACTGAAGGACGGGCAGCTAAAATGATTAAATCATTACGATTAAAACCCGCTGTCATCTGATCCAAATCACGATACCCTGTCGGAATCCCAGGAGTTTGACCGCTATTTTGATCAAGTTTTTCCGCATTATCATAAACTTGTCCTAATACGTCTCGAATATCTTTAAATCCATCGCTCGCACGTGCCGAAGAGAGTTCTAGAATGCGACGTTCTGCGTCACTGAGTACCGTGTCTAAATCCAGTTCATCATTGTATCCATCGTTAGCAATTTGGTCTGCAGTATGAATCAATTTGCGCTTTACCGCATTTTTGAAAACGACGTCCGTATAGTACTGAATGTTTCGCGTCGTTGGAACATTGGACGTAATCTCAGCAAGATATTGCGGTCCTCCTATTTCATTGACCACACCGTCTTGTGTCAGTCGATCCAAGACCGTCACAATATCAATGTCTTTCCCATCTTCATTCAGGTCCATCATCGCACGGAATATATGTTGATGCGCGCCACGATAAAAAGATTCAGGCAATAAAATCTCTTGTGTGGATGACATCAATTCTGGGTCTAAAAATATAGCCCCAAGTACAGATTGTTCCGCTTCATGACTGTGTGGCATTCGATTATGATCAAACATTTCATCCATGCCAATGACCTCCTCAATTTTATTCCATATACTTAACATATTCTATAATAATCTAGACGGTTTCACAATAACTGACCTCAACTGTCCATCTCAGCAATCACTGATTCGGACTGACACGATGCCATCCATCCATGACTTATGCCATCCATACAAAAGAGCCGGTGACACCAACCGCACCAGCTCTTAACAAACACTTATTGCTCTACCGTATGTACACGAATCGTTCCTTCAACATCTTTGTGCAGCTTAACAGGGACATTCGTATAACCTAACGCATGAATACCATGAGGTAAATCCATCTTACGCTTATCGAGTTTAATATCATGTTGTGACTTTAACGCCTCAACGATTTGTTTCGTACTAATAGAGCCGAATAATTTTCCGCCCTCACCTGATTTTGCCTTTACGACAACTTCTAGTTCGGCCAATCGCGCTTTCAACGCTTTTGCTTCTTCAAGCACTTGTTGTTTATCCTTTTCAATGCGCTTGTTTTTTTGCTCCAACTGTTTCAAATTACCAGGTGTTGCTTCCACAGCATAACCATTTTTAATTAAAAAGTTATTCGCATAGCCCACAGGGACCTCTTTCACTTCACCTTGTTTTCCTTTACCTTTCACATCTTGTGTAAAAATTACTTTCATGATTCGTCACTCCTATCCAATTGTTCCTCAATCGCTTGTTGCAATTTTTCGATGGCTTCTTCAACAGTGACCCCTTCAATTTGCGTTGCAGCATTTGTCAGGTGACCGCCACCGCCCAATGCTTCCATCGTTAATTGTACATTAAATTCACCAAGAGAGCGTGCTGACATCCCAATCAGATTCTCTTCACGCCGTGCCACAACATAAGCGGCTTCCACACCATCTAAACTTAACAATTCGTCAGCGGCTTGTGCAACCGTCACAGGATGATAAATTTTTTCATCTGCCCCGTGTGCAATCGCAATGCCATTATTTTGTAATTTAACTGTACGAATCAATTCCGAACGATTAATATACGTCTCAATGTCATCCTTTAAGAAATGTTGTGTCAATATCGTATCCGCACCGTGTGCACGTAAATAACTAGCCGCATCAAAAGTTCTTGATCCCGTACGCAACGTAAAGTTTCGTGTATCGACAATAATCCCTGCATACATCACTGTCGATTCTAAACGCGTTAAACGTTGTTCCGTTGGTTGATACTCGAGTAACTCAGTGACCAACTCGGCAGTGGAACTTGCATACGGTTCCATGTATACGAGTAACGGGTTTGAAATAAAGCTATCACCACGGCGATGATGGTCAATCACAACTTTACGATTCGCTTTGTTTAAAATGTTCTCGTCAATGACCATCTCAGGTTTATGTGTGTCGACAACGACAAGTGTTGTCCGTGAAGTCATCATATTCCACGCATCATCTGAAGTCACAAAGCGTTCTTTCAACTCAGGCTTCTCATCAATTTCGTCCATGACACGCCGTAACGTTGGATCAATATCTGACTCATTCAACACAATATACGCTTCTAAGTTGTTCATCATGGCAAAGCGTGTGACACCAATCGCAGCACCGATTGCATCTAAATCTGGACGTTTATGTCCCATCACAATCACTTTGTCGCCTTCTAACAAAATGTCTTTTAATGCGTGGGAGATGACACGCGCTCTCACTCGTGTACGTTTTTCCATTGGATCCGTTTTACCGCCATAGAAACGCACATTACCATTCATGTTTTTTATCGCCACTTGGTCACCGCCGCGACCGAGTGCAAGGTCTAGTCCTGATTGGGAAAGTTCACCTAAATCAATTAAGTTCTCTGAGCCTTCACCTATACCAATACTTAATGTTAGCTGCGCGCGGTAACCGACACTTTTTTCACGAAGCTGACTCAGAATATCAAACTTGGTTGACTCTAACTCACGTAAAATGCGACGATTTAAATATGCGATGAACTGATCTGAACTGTAACGTTTGAAGAACACATGATGCGTTTGTGCCCAACGACTAATCACACGGGTCACCATCGAGTTGATTTCTGAACGTTGGGTATCATTCATATTTTGCGTGATTTCATCATAGTTATCTAAAAACAATGTTGCAATAATCGGTTGTTGGTCATCATATGCTTCTTGAATCGCTGCTTCTTCTGTAATATCCAAGAAATACAGCATCTGCTCTTGTTCTGAATAGCGTACGCGATAAGCATAGGTCCCATCTTCAATTTCTATTTCTCTCGCTTTTTCGAGTTGTTTTAAAATATTGGGGTACACTTCGTTGATTGGATCTGATATCACATTTCTCTCAATCCGTTCTGACATAAAAGGATTAACCCACTCGATTTGATCATTATCATCTAAAACAATCAAACCTAATGGCATCGTCTTCACTGCGCGGTCGCTACCAATCGATATTTTACCGCTCAAACCATCTAAATAATGGTCTAAATGATGATACAATCGTCTAAATATAAAAATACTGATAATGAGCATGACAAACAACAAAATAGCAGCTAAAAAGGCAAGCCATTGGTTAAAGAAAAATAATACACCTACAATGATTATTGCTGTAACGGTCATCACTAAAAAAGGGACAACGAGCGATTTCTTCATTGAATGACGATTCATCTTGTCACCTCTTATCATTTTTAATCATACGTTTTAAATTCAATCCGAGATCAAGTAAACCAATTAAACGTGTCATGGGGTAGAATATAATTCCTACAATGACGAGCAATACTTTTAGTGCGTTCGGCATACGTTTCACTGTGGAAAAATAATGAATGAAACTAAGCCCCTGCACAATCAACAAAAATCCTAAAACGAGTTGAAAGTTAATGCCAATACTATTCGGTGTCGTTGCAGGAGGTGTCGTAATGGTTGTCAATAATGCCAATGCATACATAATAAAAATGGAACGCTTCATTTGCCATGAATAGAGTGGACGAAAGACTGGCGTTGCCACCTTGAACTTGCGCAATATTGGAAAAATCACTGTTAACGCCACGATGAGATAAATAGCAATGGCAATGACGATCATCCCTGGCATTTGTATAGCAAGTTGCTGAATAGAATGATTTAAAATGTCTTGTGCCTGTTGATCTAAATTTTGTAAAGTTGCCGCTTGCTCCACTATTGAGCGGTACGGTTGTAACAAGGCATCTGCATATGGGAGCTTTTTCATACTCTGTAGTATCATCATCACACTCAAAATCAGTATACTCGCCGTCAGTGTACTTACATATATAATGCGTTCTTTAGACGCACGTTGCTGCAACAATTGAGCAATGACCATACTCAACATTAAAGTAATGATTAGTAATGACATGACCCATACATTGCCTGTTAGCGTCGAAAGTACAATCGTTATGAACGCAACAAGCCCAAATGAATGTTGAGATCGGTACCATAATACGATGCCGGGTATGAATGCAAAACACGCTAAAATCAAAGCCAACCACGGCATGAGATGTATCACTAAAATCATCACGAGTAAAGCCACCGTGCTGATGAGTGTTGCTTTAAGATCAATTTTCGAAAACAAAGAAGCCACTTCCAAACTTTTTTAATCTATAGTCTTTATTTTACAAGTTTTGTAATATGAATACAATTTGCACTATTTTATTTTCCGCATCTTACCACTCAATTACAAAGCTTTGTGTTGTTTGAACAAACTTAGAAAAGCTATATTCTAGCTATTATCCCTAAAATATAGCTTTTTGTCTAGTATTCTGAGCGAACATATTTAACATAAAAGTAGGGTATTACCGTCTAAACTTGGAAACTTTTAAAAAATGATATAAGTAGGGGGCCCAATCATTAAAATTCAAGAGAAAACCATCATGTCCTACGTTATCAGGAACAAAAAAGTGGCGATGAAATTTAAAATATGCGCCTAATGCTTCAACTTGATCATTAGGATACAACAAATCATCTGTAAACCCAAATGTCAGTACTTTCGTCTCTAATTGTTGGAATACTGCTTCAACATCATCACGACCTTGATGTATATCATGACTGTCTAACACACCAAGAAGTGTGAGATAACATTGTAAATCAAACTGCTCCTTAAATTTATTTCCCTGATACTTTTGATACGATACGACTTCATCTGGGGTAAAGCGGGCATCATAGCTTTTAGAAGAACGATAGGTTAAAAATCCAAGTTGTCTAGCGATACTCAGCCCTTCCTTACCCCCTAAGTAAATCGCTTGACGTGCAATCTCATTAAAAGCTCGACTATATGAAGAGGTTTTTTCTGTGGCTGCAAGTATAATCGCTTTTTTAACATTAAATTTTTGATTGTATAGAAGTTCCATGACTTGCATCCCCCTAAAGAGCCACCAATGAGTACATCAATCTGCTGATAGCCCAATGCAGCGATACCCATCTCAAGTGCACGGACAATATCGCGCAAGGTCAATTTTTGTGGAAAATTAGGATCGGTTAAACGGGAACTTGAACCAAATGGACTACCAATCACATTAAATGTAAGAAATTGATAATCATGTACAGGTACATACCCTCCATCAATAATCTCACGCCACCAACCTGGCTTTTCTTCTGTACCATACGTTAAGTGGTTGCCTGTTAGCGCATGGCAAACAACAGCAAGGGGTTGACCAGAATAGCCTACATATTCATAGCGTAATTTTAAATTTTCAATCGACTCACCCGACGCTGTCATAAATGGGCCCAATTCCAAAGTATCTACTCGATAATTCATCATTTAAGACTGCCCTCCCTCTAAAAATAAAAAAGTCATATTACCTTTATACGGCAATACAACTCAGTAAATCAGTTAACGAATGAACTTATCATCCACGTGTGTGGTTGGTTGTAGCACCGTACTTAGATGTTTAAGTGGTTGCTGAAGTGTCACAGGGCCAAATCCCTCAACTTCTCTCAATAAGTTTTTTATGATATCTAGTTTGAATTTCATCATACCTTATATAGGTCATATATGCAAATGATTAATTAGAATAATCCGATAATTCTCAAAAATGCAACACTCACCATTCCAATAATGACGGTAACAGTTAAACTTTTTGTCCACAATGCAAAAAGTATTGTAGGAATCAGTGCCCATATAAAAATCCAATTCAACGTATACCCCATGACGCCCTGTTGCTGCTGAATCAAACCGTCCACGACTAATGCAGTAAATAGCGTAATAGGAATAAACGTGAGCCATTTTAATACTTTTTCAGACAGCTCAACTTTAGAAATCATCACAAATGGCGCAATACGTATGAGCAATGTAACTAAACCTGATAAGACAATCGTCCAAAATAAATATAATGTCATCGATCAATCACCATCCCTATCGTGGCACTACATGTAGATGCAAGCAAAATCGCCAAATAAGAAGGCATAAAGAGACTTAATAACAACATCATGACAATGACGATACCGACTAAAAAAAGATAAACGCGTAGTTTCGTTTTTGTTATCCCTTCAAATTGTGAAATCGCTAAAAAGATAAACATTGCCGTAATCGCATAATCGAGCCCAAAAGTTTCAGGATGTTTGAAAAAATCTCCAAGCAATGCACCTAACACCGTAACAAGCGCCCAAAATAAATAAGCCAATACATTTAAACCATACATCCATTGATGCGTAATAGAGAAACCTTTCGTATAAGGGGTAATCGCAACCGCAAACGTTTCATCGGTCACTAAACTCCCCACGCCTATTCTATGTAAAATAGAGTGCTGTTTAAATTGTGGCGCTAAGGTCATACTCAATAAAAACATGCGACTGTTGACAATCGCCGTCGTCAAAACGATAATCCATATCGGTGTCTGTACCGCAACCAATGTGATAATAATAAATTGAGCAGCCCCTGCATAGACGAATAATGAAAACAACAGAATTTCTAAAATACTAAAACCTGAAGCAACACTCACAATACCAAACGAAAAGCCTACCCCTGCATAACCTAATAATGTTGGAATGCAATCTTGTATCCCTTGTTTAAACGTTGTATAACGCAAAAGACTCACCCCTTAAAAATTAGTATTTATTATATTATAGGATATCACACTATGCCAAGAGGTTAGTCTAACCTCAATCATACCGAAGTCTAACCGGAAGTGTAAAAACATTGTCATACCCGCAAAGATACGTTTTTAGAAAATTAAGAAAAAACAATGTCGCTGTCCTGTGCTTATGAAGCACGTGTAGGTCTACAACGACCGAATGACATTTTGTTCTACAATAAAAAGCCGAGAGCATCCTCGGCTTTTTACATAAATATTTTTAGATTTTTCAACGTATTGGCTTACTGCGGTTGAATAACCGTTTGTCCACCCATAAATGGTACTAATGCTTCTGGCACTGTGATCGTCCCGTCTTCATTTTGATAATTTTCTACAATTGCAGCAAATGTACGTCCAACCGCCAATCCAGAACCGTTTAATGTGTGAACATACTCTGGTTTTGCATCTTTATCACGTTTAAAACGAATATTAGCACGACGCGCTTGGAAATCTACACAGTTGGAACATGAACTAATTTCTTTATAATCTTGGTAACTTGGTAACCACACTTCTATATCATACGTTTTACTTGCACCGAAACCAATATCACCTGTACATAGAATGACACGACGATAAGGTAATTTTAGCGCTTCAAGAATCGCTTCTGCATGTGTTGTCATTTCTTCCAACGCATTCCAAGAATCTTCCGGCTTTTCTATTCTCACCATCTCTACTTTATTGAATTGATGTAAGCGAATCAATCCTCGTGTATCACGACCGGCTGATCCCGCTTCACTTCTAAAACAAGCAGATTGTGCTGTAAATTTTGCTGGTAATTGACCCGGTTGAATGATTTCGTCTCTATAATAATTCGTTAAAGGGACTTCTGCTGTAGGAATGGTATACATGCCTTCCTTTTCAACTTTGAATAAATCTTCTTCAAATTTTGGTAACTGTCCTGTCCCATACATCGAT from Staphylococcus lutrae encodes:
- the dnaB gene encoding replicative DNA helicase gives rise to the protein MDEMFDHNRMPHSHEAEQSVLGAIFLDPELMSSTQEILLPESFYRGAHQHIFRAMMDLNEDGKDIDIVTVLDRLTQDGVVNEIGGPQYLAEITSNVPTTRNIQYYTDVVFKNAVKRKLIHTADQIANDGYNDELDLDTVLSDAERRILELSSARASDGFKDIRDVLGQVYDNAEKLDQNSGQTPGIPTGYRDLDQMTAGFNRNDLIILAARPSVGKTAFALNIAQKVATHEDHYTVGIFSLEMGADQLATRMICSSGNVDSNRLRTGTMTEEDWNRFTVAVGKLSRTKIFIDDTPGIRITDIRSKCRRLKQEHGLDMIVIDYLQLIQGSGSRASDNRQQEVSEISRTLKAIARELECPVIALSQLSRGVEQRQDKRPMMSDIRESGSIEQDADIVAFLYRDDYYNRGEQDDDDDHGFEPQKNDENGEIEIIIAKQRNGPTGTVKLHFMKQYNKFTDIDYAHADMG
- the rplI gene encoding 50S ribosomal protein L9 — protein: MKVIFTQDVKGKGKQGEVKEVPVGYANNFLIKNGYAVEATPGNLKQLEQKNKRIEKDKQQVLEEAKALKARLAELEVVVKAKSGEGGKLFGSISTKQIVEALKSQHDIKLDKRKMDLPHGIHALGYTNVPVKLHKDVEGTIRVHTVEQ
- a CDS encoding DHH family phosphoesterase, whose amino-acid sequence is MNRHSMKKSLVVPFLVMTVTAIIIVGVLFFFNQWLAFLAAILLFVMLIISIFIFRRLYHHLDHYLDGLSGKISIGSDRAVKTMPLGLIVLDDNDQIEWVNPFMSERIERNVISDPINEVYPNILKQLEKAREIEIEDGTYAYRVRYSEQEQMLYFLDITEEAAIQEAYDDQQPIIATLFLDNYDEITQNMNDTQRSEINSMVTRVISRWAQTHHVFFKRYSSDQFIAYLNRRILRELESTKFDILSQLREKSVGYRAQLTLSIGIGEGSENLIDLGELSQSGLDLALGRGGDQVAIKNMNGNVRFYGGKTDPMEKRTRVRARVISHALKDILLEGDKVIVMGHKRPDLDAIGAAIGVTRFAMMNNLEAYIVLNESDIDPTLRRVMDEIDEKPELKERFVTSDDAWNMMTSRTTLVVVDTHKPEMVIDENILNKANRKVVIDHHRRGDSFISNPLLVYMEPYASSTAELVTELLEYQPTEQRLTRLESTVMYAGIIVDTRNFTLRTGSRTFDAASYLRAHGADTILTQHFLKDDIETYINRSELIRTVKLQNNGIAIAHGADEKIYHPVTVAQAADELLSLDGVEAAYVVARREENLIGMSARSLGEFNVQLTMEALGGGGHLTNAATQIEGVTVEEAIEKLQQAIEEQLDRSDES
- a CDS encoding DUF2232 domain-containing protein translates to MFSKIDLKATLISTVALLVMILVIHLMPWLALILACFAFIPGIVLWYRSQHSFGLVAFITIVLSTLTGNVWVMSLLIITLMLSMVIAQLLQQRASKERIIYVSTLTASILILSVMMILQSMKKLPYADALLQPYRSIVEQAATLQNLDQQAQDILNHSIQQLAIQMPGMIVIAIAIYLIVALTVIFPILRKFKVATPVFRPLYSWQMKRSIFIMYALALLTTITTPPATTPNSIGINFQLVLGFLLIVQGLSFIHYFSTVKRMPNALKVLLVIVGIIFYPMTRLIGLLDLGLNLKRMIKNDKR
- a CDS encoding AzlD domain-containing protein yields the protein MTLYLFWTIVLSGLVTLLIRIAPFVMISKVELSEKVLKWLTFIPITLFTALVVDGLIQQQQGVMGYTLNWIFIWALIPTILFALWTKSLTVTVIIGMVSVAFLRIIGLF
- a CDS encoding AzlC family ABC transporter permease yields the protein MRYTTFKQGIQDCIPTLLGYAGVGFSFGIVSVASGFSILEILLFSLFVYAGAAQFIIITLVAVQTPIWIIVLTTAIVNSRMFLLSMTLAPQFKQHSILHRIGVGSLVTDETFAVAITPYTKGFSITHQWMYGLNVLAYLFWALVTVLGALLGDFFKHPETFGLDYAITAMFIFLAISQFEGITKTKLRVYLFLVGIVIVMMLLLSLFMPSYLAILLASTCSATIGMVIDR
- the serS gene encoding serine--tRNA ligase — encoded protein: MLDIKLFRNEPEKVKKKIALRQMDPAVVDEVLALDQQRRDDIQQTEDLKAERNKASQQIAEKKRNKENAEDAIKAQREVGEKIKAIDAQLKDTEKKLKDVLSRIPNLIHDDVPEGEDDTENIELKKWGTPREFDFEAKAHWDLVESLEMADFDRAARVSGARFVFLTNEGAKLERALMNFMITMHTTQHGYKEMMVPQLVNAQSMYGTGQLPKFEEDLFKVEKEGMYTIPTAEVPLTNYYRDEIIQPGQLPAKFTAQSACFRSEAGSAGRDTRGLIRLHQFNKVEMVRIEKPEDSWNALEEMTTHAEAILEALKLPYRRVILCTGDIGFGASKTYDIEVWLPSYQDYKEISSCSNCVDFQARRANIRFKRDKDAKPEYVHTLNGSGLAVGRTFAAIVENYQNEDGTITVPEALVPFMGGQTVIQPQ